In the genome of Triticum urartu cultivar G1812 chromosome 5, Tu2.1, whole genome shotgun sequence, one region contains:
- the LOC125506819 gene encoding submandibular gland secretory Glx-rich protein CA-like, with product MRNKGAINYSIPHMNKVRRQEEGRLRIAFIEEAEAILAAEKEQKQQEKNNKKRALAAFKKQKHPSNTSSLQAAGKENQEPSSSRKRVPAVSKKQERSSNNLQAAGKEHEQPPSSRKRVPAVSNKQERTSNNLQAAGKEHEQPPSSRKRAATSLKRQKHPSSTNSLQAAGKENQEPSSSNNRAPAASKQQEKSSSSLLQAGEYLGSASTLVGARNNQLVKLNYICSQEYLKIQIR from the coding sequence ATGAGAAACAAGGGAGCGATAAACTACTCGATCCCTCACATGAACAAGGTACGCCGGCAGGAAGAAGGACGGCTTCGTATAGCCTTTATAGAAGAGGCAGAAGCAATCTTAGCAGCAGAAAAAGAGCAGAAGCAGCAGGAAAAGAACAACAAGAAAagagccctagcagccttcaagaaGCAGAAACACCCTTCGAATACCAGCAGCCTCCAAGCAGCAGGAAAAGAGAATCAGGAGCCTTCAAGCAGCAGGAAAAGAGTACCAGCAGTCTCCAAGAAGCAGGAGCGGAGCAGCAACAACCTTCAAGCAGCAGGAAAAGAGCACGAGCAGCCTCCGAGCAGCAGGAAAAGAGTACCAGCAGTCTCCAACAAGCAGGAGCGGACCAGCAACAACCTTCAAGCAGCAGGAAAAGAGCACGAGCAGCCTCCGAGCAGCAGGAAAAGAGCAGCCACCTCCTTGAAGCGGCAGAAACACCCTTCGAGTACCAATAGCCTCCAAGCAGCAGGAAAAGAGAACCAGGAGCCTTCAAGCAGCAATAACAGAGCACCAGCAGCCTCCAAGCAGCAGGAAAAGAGCAGCTCTTCTTTACTCCAAGCAGGGGAGTACTTGGGATCAGCTAGTACTCTGGTTGGTGCGAGGAATAACCAGTTGGTTAAGCTGAATTACATTTGCAGCCAGGAGTACTTGAAGATTCAGATAAGGTGA